The Paeniglutamicibacter sulfureus genome includes a region encoding these proteins:
- a CDS encoding GNAT family N-acetyltransferase — protein MGMRIESASKMHLLQRACEELGCIEVEFRAHWHNHQSRRAIERLGAKQDGILRNHTIFENGTVPDTVVFSIIEAAWPAVKFGLAEGLSDYQSWSP, from the coding sequence ATGGGTATGCGCATCGAGTCCGCATCCAAGATGCACTTGCTCCAGCGAGCGTGCGAGGAACTCGGGTGCATTGAAGTGGAGTTCCGGGCGCATTGGCATAATCACCAATCCCGGCGCGCAATCGAACGACTCGGTGCCAAACAAGACGGCATTCTTCGCAATCACACGATCTTCGAGAACGGCACCGTCCCTGACACCGTGGTTTTCTCCATCATCGAAGCCGCATGGCCAGCCGTGAAATTCGGGCTTGCCGAAGGGCTTAGCGACTACCAAAGTTGGTCGCCCTAA
- the zapE gene encoding cell division protein ZapE, translating to MPHPTSPVQGSILRGASRHVRHAIKQSVEIRATSEHLQLDARQYETIDLLSGNAAAHLSPLGRSPGKNHVYLWGPPGRGKTWLLGAVFDALPTERKLRVHFHDFFRDLHATAHKATTVALEQIDEPDSLGETRGRADRVAARTSAIERSIETMLGGVEVLCFDEFHCNDPGDAMLLARTVKYIIDRGILLITTSNYPPEELLSDEYYHHLVLPTITTIRENMTVHELDAQRDYRAIERQAAQRSGFSMGTLLRSPDSGDLDRLGLTEPCAGDTVRLTPTSHGIRALRIDGRQIWFGFPDLCEALTSTVDYLKLVRDHDHWIISGVPGTERMTPYGLRRLANVIDVLYDHQVRLDMFVEDGFTDSFNHLPELEAARLRSRINALDTGNEQISGTTTSLEGVHS from the coding sequence ATGCCACACCCAACGTCGCCCGTTCAGGGTTCCATCCTGCGCGGCGCATCCCGGCACGTCCGGCACGCCATAAAGCAATCCGTCGAAATCCGTGCGACTTCCGAACACCTGCAACTCGATGCCAGGCAGTATGAAACCATCGACCTGCTGTCCGGCAATGCCGCAGCTCATCTGTCTCCCCTGGGTCGCTCCCCCGGGAAAAACCATGTCTATCTCTGGGGACCTCCGGGGCGCGGCAAGACCTGGTTGCTGGGAGCGGTCTTCGACGCCCTGCCGACTGAGCGCAAACTGCGTGTGCATTTCCACGACTTCTTCCGCGACCTCCATGCAACAGCCCACAAGGCCACCACGGTTGCCCTTGAGCAGATCGACGAACCCGACTCACTCGGGGAAACGCGCGGACGCGCCGACCGCGTGGCGGCACGCACCAGCGCCATTGAACGGTCCATCGAGACCATGCTCGGCGGTGTGGAGGTCCTGTGCTTCGACGAATTCCACTGCAACGATCCCGGCGATGCCATGTTGCTGGCACGCACCGTCAAATACATTATTGACCGGGGCATCCTGTTGATCACCACGTCGAACTACCCGCCGGAGGAACTCCTCTCGGACGAGTACTACCACCACCTGGTTCTGCCGACGATAACGACCATCCGCGAGAACATGACGGTGCACGAACTCGATGCGCAACGCGACTACAGGGCGATCGAGCGCCAGGCGGCACAGCGATCCGGATTCAGCATGGGAACACTGCTGCGCTCCCCCGACTCAGGTGACCTCGATCGCCTGGGGTTGACCGAACCCTGCGCCGGCGACACGGTGCGGCTTACGCCGACAAGCCATGGAATCCGTGCGTTGCGCATTGACGGGCGGCAGATATGGTTTGGCTTCCCAGATCTCTGTGAAGCCCTGACCTCCACCGTGGACTACCTGAAGCTGGTACGCGACCACGATCACTGGATCATTTCCGGCGTGCCGGGCACCGAACGAATGACGCCCTATGGGCTGCGCCGGCTGGCCAACGTCATTGACGTCCTCTACGACCACCAAGTCCGCCTGGACATGTTCGTGGAAGATGGCTTCACTGACTCCTTCAACCACCTGCCCGAACTCGAGGCGGCCCGACTACGCAGCCGCATCAACGCACTGGACACGGGCAACGAACAGATATCGGGAACTACCACTTCGCTGGAGGGCGTCCACTCATGA
- a CDS encoding peptide deformylase: protein MNPNGESTASAPWSTEAIRAGVEELVRLHEAGVLPPIVQLGHPVLRMAAADFTGQLEPGLLRAFLDTMRAVMLDAPGVGLAAPQLGIPLRIAVLQDLYESVPEVALAREREPLEYLETVNPRYWPVGDRTVAFYEGCLSFNGYQGVVERPADIDTTYRDAEGTTHERKFSGWQARIFQHETDHLDGTVYIDKAVTRSLCANHEYPRWAHPGIAAARSGLGF, encoded by the coding sequence ATGAATCCAAACGGCGAATCGACAGCATCCGCCCCCTGGTCCACCGAAGCCATCCGGGCCGGGGTCGAGGAACTGGTCCGACTTCACGAGGCGGGTGTTCTTCCGCCCATCGTGCAGTTGGGGCATCCGGTGCTGCGGATGGCCGCGGCGGACTTCACCGGCCAGCTGGAACCCGGTCTGTTGCGAGCCTTCCTAGACACCATGCGCGCGGTCATGCTCGATGCCCCGGGAGTCGGACTCGCAGCCCCGCAGCTGGGCATCCCCCTGCGCATCGCCGTTCTGCAAGACCTTTACGAATCCGTTCCGGAGGTCGCCCTCGCGCGGGAACGTGAGCCGCTGGAGTATCTCGAAACGGTCAACCCCCGTTATTGGCCCGTCGGTGACCGCACGGTCGCCTTCTACGAGGGGTGCCTGTCATTCAACGGATACCAGGGAGTTGTGGAACGGCCTGCCGACATCGACACCACGTACCGGGACGCCGAAGGCACCACCCATGAACGGAAATTCTCCGGGTGGCAGGCGAGAATATTCCAGCATGAGACCGACCACCTCGATGGCACCGTGTACATCGACAAGGCCGTGACCCGGTCGTTGTGCGCCAACCACGAATATCCACGCTGGGCCCACCCGGGTATTGCCGCGGCCAGGAGCGGGCTCGGATTTTAG